GCCGACGTGGCCGCGGCCGCCGGCTTCGATCATGCGCACAATCTTGCGACGGATCTCCTTTGAACGGCGATCCAGCAGAGTGGTGTTGATGGGCGGCGCCTTAGCCAGAATAGGGGAACCGCTCATATTCGTTGCGTATCCGCGTTAGCATTCGTTTTGCTTTCGACAATTGTTTCATTTGCAGGGCGTCGCGGTCAAGCTCCGCCCCGCCCGCGAACTCGCGCCGCTTGAACTCGTCCGAGAGAAACTCGTTCAACAGGATGAAGCACCACTTGAGGCCAAAGAGCGGATAGACAGCTTCAACGCGTCCGGTCAGACTTCGGTTTCCTGAAAAGCGTCCGAGGATGGCGGCAAAAAACAGGCGTCTCTGCTCAAAAGACAAATCCATCGCGGGGTGCAGAAGGAAGTCTGAAATCATTTTTGCCGGGTCGTCCCATCCGAAGTATTCGAAGTCCAAAAAAACGATCGTGCCATCAGGGCGACGCAGCGCGTTATGAAAACCGAAATCAGAGGGGCTCAACGTTCTTTCGGATGTGTCCACCTCACGGTCCCAGTCAAGGCCGGAGGCTCGAAATCTCTCCCGGCTCCAACCGAGCATTTGTTCTGTTGCCGGCACCAGTTGCCGCGCCAGGAAGGAATTCGCCGCAGCGACAGCCCCAGCGCCAC
The window above is part of the Candidatus Angelobacter sp. genome. Proteins encoded here:
- a CDS encoding phosphotransferase, which produces MPDNELLESIRATASGLLGADVVALVPIGGGRNSQVFRVEDSRSRRFALKFYFRHGADNRDRLGTEYSAFAFLRRKGIQQVPEPIASDPARGCAIYQFVEGGRVIETGVQDRDVQASSEFLGRLRDLALNQESRGFGPASEACFSGKTIEESISKRRERLAKIEGGAGAVAAANSFLARQLVPATEQMLGWSRERFRASGLDWDREVDTSERTLSPSDFGFHNALRRPDGTIVFLDFEYFGWDDPAKMISDFLLHPAMDLSFEQRRLFFAAILGRFSGNRSLTGRVEAVYPLFGLKWCFILLNEFLSDEFKRREFAGGAELDRDALQMKQLSKAKRMLTRIRNEYERFPYSG